One window of Chamaesiphon minutus PCC 6605 genomic DNA carries:
- a CDS encoding DUF1257 domain-containing protein yields the protein MSHFSNIKTKIRNVESLTAALTDLGIDWKTGPQAVRGYQGDTRTAAVVIEQENGYDIGFSSNGNNEYELIADLQFWQQNWSVDRFLSQVTQRYAYHTVVTEATKQGFQVAEERNQQDGSIKLVVQRWSA from the coding sequence ATGTCCCACTTTAGCAATATCAAGACCAAGATCCGCAATGTAGAATCACTCACGGCTGCATTGACAGATCTCGGTATCGATTGGAAAACTGGCCCTCAAGCCGTGCGCGGTTACCAAGGCGATACTCGCACCGCCGCAGTCGTCATCGAGCAAGAAAATGGCTACGATATCGGCTTTAGCAGCAATGGCAATAACGAGTACGAACTCATTGCCGATCTCCAATTCTGGCAGCAAAATTGGTCGGTCGATCGCTTTTTGAGTCAAGTGACTCAGCGATACGCTTATCATACAGTTGTAACTGAAGCGACCAAGCAAGGTTTTCAAGTCGCTGAAGAACGCAATCAACAAGACGGTTCGATTAAGCTAGTAGTTCAACGCTGGAGTGCATAA
- a CDS encoding ferredoxin: MSDFTPPLDGNQSGFEPELGGFLRDAEDRSGFEPELGGVWRQKGVYVDELTCIGCLHCAHTARNTFYIEPEHGRARVVRQDGDLEDTIQEAIDTCPVNCIQWVDYTELKKLEAERQYQVIPMAGFPVDRATIAARVRRRKLNKGK; the protein is encoded by the coding sequence ATGTCTGATTTTACCCCACCATTAGATGGTAACCAATCTGGTTTCGAGCCAGAACTAGGCGGCTTTTTGCGCGACGCAGAAGATCGATCGGGTTTTGAGCCGGAACTCGGTGGGGTATGGCGACAGAAAGGTGTCTATGTTGATGAGCTGACTTGTATCGGGTGTTTGCATTGCGCTCATACAGCTCGCAATACGTTTTATATCGAGCCGGAGCACGGCAGAGCGAGGGTAGTTCGTCAAGATGGCGATCTCGAAGATACGATCCAAGAAGCGATCGATACTTGTCCAGTAAACTGCATTCAGTGGGTCGATTATACAGAGTTAAAGAAACTAGAAGCAGAACGTCAATATCAAGTAATTCCGATGGCTGGTTTCCCTGTCGATCGAGCTACAATTGCGGCTAGAGTTCGACGTCGTAAACTGAATAAGGGAAAATAG
- a CDS encoding type II toxin-antitoxin system RelE/ParE family toxin — translation MSLRLQISPLASQDFDEIYTYISQNNPDAALRFFDAARKTFAKIATTPSLGRIYPTQNQSLIGLRQWGVKGFKKYIIFYLTREDVLIIIRIIHGSRDFSTLL, via the coding sequence ATGAGCTTGCGTCTTCAGATATCGCCTCTTGCTAGTCAAGATTTTGACGAGATTTATACATATATTTCTCAGAACAATCCTGATGCTGCTTTACGATTTTTTGATGCTGCTCGTAAAACCTTTGCCAAGATAGCCACTACACCAAGCTTAGGACGTATTTATCCAACTCAAAATCAAAGTCTGATAGGACTACGACAGTGGGGTGTCAAAGGATTTAAGAAATATATAATTTTCTATCTCACTAGAGAAGATGTGTTAATTATCATTCGGATTATTCATGGTTCGCGCGACTTTTCTACGTTGCTATAA
- a CDS encoding ribbon-helix-helix domain-containing protein has product MVAVTFSIPEDLQTFIESQTVKNGFPSTDHYLRNLLDRERERERLEGMLIEGLESGEPIEVNDDWWEQKRSSLIKP; this is encoded by the coding sequence ATGGTTGCAGTTACATTCTCTATACCTGAAGATCTACAAACTTTCATTGAAAGTCAGACTGTAAAAAATGGATTTCCGTCTACAGATCATTATCTACGTAACCTTCTCGATCGAGAAAGAGAAAGAGAACGACTCGAAGGAATGCTAATTGAAGGACTCGAAAGTGGCGAACCTATCGAAGTTAATGATGACTGGTGGGAGCAGAAACGCTCTAGTCTCATCAAACCATGA